One genomic segment of Phyllopteryx taeniolatus isolate TA_2022b chromosome 12, UOR_Ptae_1.2, whole genome shotgun sequence includes these proteins:
- the mphosph8 gene encoding M-phase phosphoprotein 8 isoform X4, whose product MGVKRSFDERSQRDGIFMPQFLNCTQEGRSGSPDKNLQKGVPESEHGSDQATETFKLDNAKVNNLRLSFDVPNQTADAKDCDQAGENVKPDGSKTNNLASISSEEATKDDGRSTKCCRRKTIKAKQPTRTSQRICRKIVHTLSSTDEEKEQCRKHFCFYCQMSFSQLEKHLEKKHAEETDVAHAIHFPKGSKVRQTLLDQIRDKGDYEQCTKALRKVGDKDGGTHTEVKSPKICVRDFLPCQQCYTFYRKTDLWWHEQSCKPRKGDDKSPEIPNVETAGQSVTLQLLPVSKFLTDDCREIIRTMHQDDITRHIVHDPLICKYGSALSAKYNHDKSQFAYIGQKLRQLGRFMIAINNLDGSVRYLHQLCLPSRFELAVEGAKKASGFDPSCSRFKTFSLVSKIGYSLKRAAEIAFGESCMTKDRLTEGEVRAFIQLVDTKWSERFSRRSLPASSSKPDIRKAEVNASSVTEDLIKLYRFIADEGDEARQELRYNPSVANWKKLSEATLADICLFNRARVGNIGRLLLQTYAGKKLGGVFVPSADQIKKCSKLELEVSGHFTRVELEGQFGRNMLVLLTEKMTLSLDLLVESRQDAGVSKSNPYLFARTEGHSFIRGLDCFRRAAVECGVKNPEALLSAALREQIACCWQLMSLSQGELDRVAGLLGKSIQECYALSKNSLQLEEASKHLLQLDRMRPTIPANTASNGTPSKAVLKRRPWSEREQAAVRHHMSEFLRRMKVPGKKDCNACIAAEPDLAGRSWTDVKNYVHNSIQTLRRRSNQHRGEGNSRALKPKRLREEVQRTDLDDMSTGCSLSSGLQDHLTENANICMSVPPQEPNPYTPEMPLSYMSLCSPSANLIHTSQPIMSTFTSLNATDTQVVPTFTPLSTTSALMSPIYASETDSIHPMAPPYSPNTSNMPPPVYADPLNSPMLPSYGVPSTSMLPTFTTLNSPTPPLVPAFSSTLSDRSGIMVSSFTALNPSAAPPYPTSQPTTSVTAQVVPTVHRGSIHDGVAPPLPPHQNPHPTPKPHPTTKPQKRHKRLWSTEEQAAVRRQFGDLCKLVKVPGKKDCDACLAAEPALSSRTWREVKYFVHNNIQSMKRRGLAAAVPLLTEQPKQELQTPASNAEWDGPVYLSL is encoded by the exons ATGGGTGTGAAGAGGTCATTTGACGAGAGAAGTCAGAGGGATGGGATTTTTATGCCACAGTTTTTAAACTGTACGCAAGAGGGCAGGAGTGGCAGCCCGGATAAAAACCTCCAGAAGGGTGTGCCCGAATCAGAGCACGGTTCAGATCAAGCAACAGAAACATTTAAGCTAGATAATGCAAAAGTCAACAATTTGAGGTTGAGCTTCGATGTTCCTAACCAAACCGCAGATGCAAAGGACTGCGACCAAGCGGGAGAAAATGTCAAACCAGATGGGAGTAAGACAAACAATTTAGCATCAATTTCATCCGAGGAGGCAACAAAAGACGATGGCAGATCGACAAAATGCTGCCGGAGGAAAACTATCAAAGCCAAACAGCCGACGCGAACCAGTCAGAGGATATGCAGGAAGATAGTCCATACACTATCCAGTACTGATGAGGAGAAGGAACAGTGTAGAAAGCACTTTTGTTTCTACTGCCAGATGTCTTTCAGCCAGCTGGAGAAGCACTTGGAGAAAAAGCACGCCGAGGAAACGGACGTGGCCCACGCTATTCACTTTCCCAAAGGCTCCAAAGTCAGACAGACCCTGCTAGACCAAATCCGCGACAAGGGCGATTATGAGCAATGCACCAAAGCACTCCGAAAGGTGGGTGACAAGGATGGCGGCACACATACAGAGGTGAAGAGTCCTAAAATATGCGTACGCGACTTTCTCCCATGCCAGCAATGCTATACTTTTTACCGCAAAACCGACCTGTGGTGGCACGAGCAGTCCTGCAAACCCAGGAAAGGTGACGACAAATCCCCCGAAATTCCAAACGTGGAAACTGCGGGACAAAGCGTCACCTTGCAGCTGCTTCCCGTGTCAAAGTTCTTGACGGACGATTGCAGGGAAATTATCCGCACCATGCACCAGGACGACATCACCCGGCACATCGTCCACGACCCACTCATTTGCAAATACGGTAGTGCCTTGTCGGCCAAGTACAACCACGACAAATCTCAGTTTGCCTACATTGGACAAAAGTTGCGGCAGCTAGGCCGGTTCATGATCGCCATCAATAACCTGGATGGCAGTGTGCGCTACCTGCACCAATTGTGTCTCCCGTCCAGGTTTGAATTGGCAGTGGAGGGTGCCAAGAAAGCTAGCGGTTTCGATCCCAGTTGCAGTcggttcaaaaccttttccctgGTGTCCAAAATTGGCTACTCCTTGAAACGGGCCGCCGAGATAGCCTTTGGCGAGAGTTGCATGACCAAAGATCGGCTAACAGAGGGCGAGGTGAGGGCCTTCATTCAGTTAGTGGATACCAAATGGAGCGAGCGCTTTTCTCGCAGGTCCCTACCAGCGTCATCCTCCAAACCGGACATTCGGAAGGCAGAGGTTAATGCATCCAGTGTGACGGAGGACCTGATCAAACTCTATAGGTTCATTGCTGATGAGGGGGACGAAGCCAGGCAGGAGCTGAGGTACAATCCCAGTGTGGCCAACTGGAAGAAGCTGAGTGAGGCCACGCTGGCCGACATTTGCCTCTTCAACAGAGCACGCGTGGGCAACATTGGCCGGCTCCTTTTGCAAACATATGCCGGCAAAAAGCTTGGGGGCGTCTTTGTGCCCTCAGCTGATCAAATCAAGAAATGCTCCAAACTGGAGCTGGAGGTCAGCGGGCACTTCACCCGGGTGGAACTGGAAGGTCAGTTTGGCAGGAACATGTTGGTTCTGCTCACCGAAAAGATGACTTTGTCACTGGATCTGCTGGTGGAAAGCCGCCAAGACGCCGGGGTGTCCAAAAGCAACCCGTACCTCTTTGCCCGGACTGAAGGACACTCCTTCATCCGAGGGCTGGACTGCTTCCGAAGGGCGGCGGTGGAATGTGGAGTGAAGAACCCCGAAGCGCTCCTGTCAGCGGCGCTAAGGGAGCAAATCGCCTGCTGCTGGCAGCTCATGAGCCTCAGCCAAGGTGAGCTGGATCGAGTAGCCGGGCTGTTGGGAAAGAGCATCCAGGAGTGCTATGCCTTGTCCAAAAACTCATTGCAGCTGGAGGAGGCTAGTAAACACTTGCTCCAGTTGGACCGCATGCGACCAACAATTCCAGCTAACACAGCTAGCAATG GAACTCCATCCAAAGCTGTCCTGAAGAGGCGACCGTGGAGCGAGCGTGAGCAGGCTGCCGTCAGGCATCACATGAGTGAATTTTTAAGAAGGATGAAAGTTCCCGGCAAGAAGGACTGCAACGCCTGCATTGCTGCCGAACCGGATCTGGCTGGCAGATCTTGGACCGATGTGAAAAACTATGTGCACAACAGCATCCAGACCTTGCGTAGACGCAGTAACCAGCACAGGGGGGAAGGTAACAGCAGAGCTTTAAAGCCCAAGAGACTGAGAGAGGAAGTCCAAAGAACAGATTTGGACGACATGTCGACGGGTTGTAGCTTGTCTTCAGGTCTTCAGGACCACCTGACAGAGAATGCAAATATTTGCATGTCTGTGCCGCCGCAAGAACCAAATCCATACACCCCAGAGATGCCTTTAAGCTACATGTCCTTGTGTTCTCCTAGTGCAAATCTTATCCACACCAGTCAGCCAATAATGTCCACGTTCACATCTTTGAACGCCACCGACACTCAAGTGGTACCCACGTTCACGCCGCTCAGCACCACCAGTGCACTCATGTCGCCCATATATGCGTCAGAAACCGACAGCATCCATCCAATGGCTCCTCCTTATTCGCCAAATACCTCAAATATGCCTCCCCCGGTCTATGCCGACCCTTTAAACTCCCCCATGCTTCCCAGTTATGGTGTTCCCAGCACCTCCATGCTTCCCACGTTCACTACACTGAATTCCCCGACTCCGCCCTTGGTCCCGGCCTTCTCCTCGACCTTAAGCGACCGAAGCGGGATAATGGTGTCCTCCTTCACGGCACTCAACCCCTCCGCTGCGCCTCCCTACCCGACCAGTCAGCCGACCACTTCTGTGACGGCGCAGGTGGTCCCGACGGTCCACAGAGGCAGCATTCACGATGGGGTGGCCCCACCGCTTCCACCTCACCaaaacccccaccccaccccaaaaccccaccccaccaccaaaCCCCAGAAGAGGCACAAAAGGTTGTGGAGCACCGAGGAGCAGGCTGCAGTCCGACGGCAGTTTGGAGACTTGTGCAAACTGGTCAAGGTGCCGGGGAAAAAGGACTGTGACGCATGTTTGGCGGCCGAGCCGGCCCTGAGTAGCCGCACGTGGCGGGAAGTCAAGTATTTTGTCCACAACAACATTCAGTCCATGAAGAGACGAGGCCTTGCTGCAGCTGTGCCTCTGCTAACTGAACAACCCAAACAGGAACTACAGACTCCAGCATCAAATGCGGAGTGGGACGGTCCTGTATATCTGTCCCTGTAA